In the genome of Pyrobaculum islandicum DSM 4184, the window AGAGGTAATTGGACTCATAGTTGGGTGGTTGGTCTCTACTATCGCCGTGTGGCTTGCGCTTAAGATTTTCCCAGGTAGGCAGAAGAGAGAGGATTTGGCTGGGGCGGCGCTTACTGCATTAGTAGGCGCGTTGATCTATTGGTTTTTCCACGCCGTATTTAGAATCCCCTTTATAAGCGGCATAATAGCTTTCTTCGTCTGGCTTTATGCACTTCGGAAGCTACAGGGAGTTGGATGGCTCGGGGCGTTTGCCCTCGCCATATTGATATGGATAATTAACGGACTATTCAGCCTATTCCTCCCAACGCTTAGATTATAGAATTTTTTCCACGATTTTGCCAGAGGATATTTTGACGTCCCTCCACATCTACATATTTAAGTTATAAAAGACTAATATCTATGGAGACGAGGGGCGTGGAATTAGATGCCCTTAATATGCTTAAGACAGGGTTTTTGTACATTTTAGTCGCAACGCTTCTGGCTATTATAGGTATTTTCGTCGGCCTGGCTTCTATATTTGCTGTAGTTGGCGCAGTTTTCGAACATCCATTCCACTATGTAGCTTCTGCGGCGGGCGCTTTAGCTGTATTTTTCATACTGTTATTAGTAAGCGCCGCCGTGTCTCTATACGCCATTTTTGGCAAAATTAGGCCGGGCATGCGTCTAATGTCTCAGATAGATAGGGGTTTTGACATATGCCACACGGGGACTACGCTTATGCTTGTAGGTTTAATAGTTGTAATTCTCGGATTGATAACAGGTCTGTTGGTGATAGGCGCAGGAGCCGCGGCCGCCATGCCGTTCAGCGCCTTATCTGGCGTCTTCGTTATACTGGGCGCAGTTTTTATAGGTGGTATAGTCATTCTCATAGGCGAAATACTTGCCTTTATAGTAGGCGCCTTTAAGCTATATGGCAGATATAACAACACGCTATATATTGCAGCCGGCATCCTCTACATAGTGGACCTAGCCCTGGCTTTCGTTGGAGTAGGAGGCATACTGTCGCTAGTGGGGACTATACTGATGTATGTCGCATTAAAAGAGACGATAGAAAAAATCTCGTATAAATCTGCCACGCCGAGTTAGCGGTTGCTAAGCCTTGCAAACTGGACAACAGAACCGCCCGGTAGAACACCACGTCGCGCCAGAACACCCTGGCTCGGTCTACGAAATACTTCTTAAGCCCATATTGGAGAAACACCACCTCAATAATCCGGCGCGTCAACTCCCGTCTGTCGGGAGTGAGGAGACGGTCTAGCTCCTCCGCCGTGAGTCTGGGCTCTTCCTCTTAACTCCTTAAGCAGTCTCTTTACATATTCTCCGACGGCTAAATACATATGCGTCACGAGGTCGAGGACATTCGGCCGTTCCTCGATGAGCTTTCAAGGGATTCTGATCTTCAGTGTCCTGTAGACTTGGTTCATATGCATACAGGGCGTAGGGGAGAAGAGCTAGATGTTGAGATCTCTCGTATCGTTGCGAGCAGGTAGGACGGGCGGGAAAGGCTATCGTAAGTCGAAAGCCGCAATTAGTAGCCGCCTGGCAACGTTTGTGATGTATGCGGCGGTTTCCAACGGCGTGACGGATCCGAGGTTCATGAACAAGATGGCGAGTACGGCGGGTGTAGTGATGAACATACTAAACGCAACCGATTCAAGTGCGTCAGATTCGTAGTCCTTTCCGCGATTTATAATAGCGATTAGGGCAAGAGTGAGTGCAATTGCATCGATCGCCACGACGTATACAATTGGAGAAGAGAAGTCGCTCAAAAACAAGACATCGCTGGTCGCCACGGCGATGAGCCCAACTACAAACGACAGTAGGTTCACGCCCCACCTTCCACAGACGCAAAAAAGTCAGATACAACCTTTCAACTCCTTTCACACACCTGTCTTACAGCGACGACGTGAGGCAGGCGAATCGAGGAAGTAGAAAGTGGCAAAGAGGTTGGCGGGAGACATGACAGGGAGATGCAAAAAACTAGGTTAGGTAGGAGACGAGATCCTCTATGGTGGGAGCACAGATAAGGCCGTAGAGCTCTTGGACGTGCAGCGGCTTAGTTCTTATATTTTTTAGCACCCGTTATTTTTGCGTATAGAAGCATGGCGGCGATGGCCGTAGTTATATCAGCCCTGAAGT includes:
- a CDS encoding DUF973 family protein, with product METRGVELDALNMLKTGFLYILVATLLAIIGIFVGLASIFAVVGAVFEHPFHYVASAAGALAVFFILLLVSAAVSLYAIFGKIRPGMRLMSQIDRGFDICHTGTTLMLVGLIVVILGLITGLLVIGAGAAAAMPFSALSGVFVILGAVFIGGIVILIGEILAFIVGAFKLYGRYNNTLYIAAGILYIVDLALAFVGVGGILSLVGTILMYVALKETIEKISYKSATPS